Proteins from a single region of Pseudomonas ekonensis:
- a CDS encoding DUF6316 family protein, whose translation MYGMRVQDPAPAMHFRSDRLCRVNGELFFSTRENTLEGPFDSLEKAQQEIRAYIARMQLQSA comes from the coding sequence ATGTACGGCATGCGCGTCCAGGATCCGGCACCCGCCATGCACTTTCGCAGCGACCGGCTGTGCCGGGTCAACGGCGAACTGTTCTTCAGCACCCGGGAAAACACCCTCGAAGGGCCGTTCGACAGCCTGGAGAAGGCGCAGCAGGAGATCCGCGCCTACATTGCGCGAATGCAACTGCAATCCGCATAG